The Bemisia tabaci chromosome 8, PGI_BMITA_v3 genome has a segment encoding these proteins:
- the MESR4 gene encoding uncharacterized protein MESR4: MESENVQDEDLTSHVIETDFIVSKDLHDQDDSPLKSDHVDAKKPKVSMPGVLLDPNESGSQLERVNGKVSEKEDEEEESFDPEQLSQSSSSDDSSASSDVSSTSSDDERSKSFLNQSNTSVNSDSPVNQWSSSLTGTGIKLSVKSIRDCNQPGDSNKVEPSKVFCDDVKSSRLSDDSSSSDSVETPSKLENCKDWSSPEKDDESFNSSPNSRRSSTNFKGSISNFNTSIDSIPIENSNSGLSNYNASRNERQSIDSVGSHVSLKSNDIVFERKLSLSSDSSDSENSRDQPEPVQNVSQIIENTLCNSVKSNLNNSFIKRIDPHLNHENSNELLNSSTCVKFNDVITARSPEKTLTSPLKEASQDSCSSDKFFNSTEKTDNSSLNNSVNSVQKVNSSQAPVNQLSNNVDESPKNSSNQLMLNSVSKTKNISKSENSVEEMEQEDSNNSDHTQPLKDSFSNCTGGERNLKDTIAVRSVRNSSEVDAFGNRIADEHSCSNSNSKEICQSISIGVKTSNANISKEVTKTNKPSKDLDLNFESQDMGMEISSDSSLSDDEGSEVNMSHLNNLSSGNEDSDQENEELAVDVMAVIGGSNEKESLGAGVDVMDVIGCKIEEESGSTASNDSKTVGLDSKEEPYKTTTDIMNVIGYSKDIESEGTSVDVMKVIGSAMENDSDGSPTDKIHPNTGGTSKKELDAVMRIIGVSNETEPMDIDVLKVIGGSDFVLSKNEDTPSMSNKEDTRMSLDQSFSDSCSEPKDGGETSTTVKNKESGFSSPDVEMYSNSLENKLESEESTKRSDLGTYKEETNVENSKDSDMPTVTENFGTDSETQSSSLTKRLSQNDCLESCSLKKKKLLPSSKHKYILPAPSPGQNCGEIGEEHMTEYAQYLGLQPSLKFKCCICAQVGFQSYAELREHQKNCQSSEACRSSTSLEKPNFEKVTYPTADDINQMNFRISRKVYLCSACGTYYENWELFLHMQEVHHQFICLLCLKMFKMSYLLSDHLVLIHGVEVKSFPTLSDFKEMFNCALFVSCTDCGKTFGESDDWSSHNCSFVCNVCNVKNGHLPRCQRNLIFKGNQTDTKVATTKCIIRVNPSTTTTMILPKRDDKSYDIASSFCSVDLQEGESMSGAEPSDSEKFEAPKCSDLPQQVVKPNDTPILSRLFGEGNSKEEIIIPTVNSPVQPSEESNLAACSKDSSGSHGKVSNLPEEEDLGTKNNEDEFRSSTLTALHDHSPNPNGNQGDATFSNSNTEEMDNLVETSNSIPENKSDTQVKKFNEVSSVDSRESQKSENPVKCSDMKLIIKKSAFNNPNFRLNSNFEKVESQADPDNDSLDEEDEEGEEGESKLNKSDSSVFDPDYEAETKPARSRSITSPINCEDENESPEPTGSNHHFQTEENVDSKSILNPTDQSQISEKDSEKNDSNIDVSMESQPSVSDDSRMQYESDSQPADASSNIASNLADTNPKQNPSVNSNDTSDSDSNKLSMAVDNNDMTTDSKSSLKSNHADEKMIIDYDGDNAVDNFDSDQGSPSRSGPDDDGIELASKEVPALTLPLSSPLESVPLNTLVKECVRIACTACSYCNHALKIAVHARELVLHLLAEHRFTPSRVEDSPEKLISVLKNGLTPLENIFFNTNSYDSSDKASNLPYDGTFSCFQCPFWTLQHKDLYTHKRKMHQKTILLCVMCKSNFYSYSELLCHMCPGTYQPNDILFRCCFCNIDKIPSAFRLMVHIRKSHHTCEICLDVSTDQQKLATHMWKHKLHHLCYRCGIAYRNKPDITRHLFWKHGTESVLCKKCLQKKWPHVYHFCIPPATVVCDECNATFTRTVALRVHKRLHSNEKPHACTQCEEKFISKKILEKHEISHSSKEEGGSGAEVEKKEYDPAVAESLGLTNPPIQIQKTDEKQNIDVDDDTVPVVRIKKNKTKKKKPMLDLTDLPPLNLSSESDSEPELPKSTMPLETVEVKSEIEGKPEEPSDMKENILAETEEKKESNVEETEEKKEPNVEETEEKKEPNAEETEDKKESNAEETASKWLDVIMADHDYCKPKSSEPEGSENKEIKPETSIDMNASLNSTLDTKETSASDSSPTKRKSKSPKKKLNKSSNSSSSSSSSDTDSSSCSCGPNCSCSSSSSDSSTSTSSDSDSSSPENRRKQEERRQKRRERGKTKSPKIDTQVEPAISVENEEPYIMESDLDTDITLTDEDFYDEYPQQHANKMLAEKQQSEKDQLMLLASVAPTHTAPSSPMVSAEEAPATPQPVASPKLKKKLKTKRKRNEALLPTSMPPDAPTLESKLSQLPATPPLITKLPNPNARNYSVPQTPTSEHFSDRTLSTGGSGSESESKRSSKRRRVKNKFYGYSSEEENQTENSKPRFRPKKHKKVVAMRKSEPTLTRPNPFNVSFPIQPPSMSSYQPYQSHQPTITIKPVLPPVSNVVRSTLPPVRHRPPTPSSSSDSDDDKLNIDEKFPEPPQAQASFPPMPPATQPSGEKNSNLYCYCQCPYDEVSEMIACDGNDCRIEWFHFECVGIMVPPKGQWFCPDCRKKKNLSY; this comes from the coding sequence atggaaAGTGAAAATGTCCAAGATGAAGACCTAACATCGCACGTAATTGAGACGGATTTCATCGTATCAAAAGACCTTCATGATCAGGATGACAGTCCCTTGAAGTCAGACCACGTTGATGCCAAGAAGCCGAAAGTCAGCATGCCAGGAGTACTTTTGGATCCGAATGAGAGTGGCTCACAATTGGAAAGAGTCAACGGGAAGGTCTCTGAGAAGgaagatgaggaggaggagagtTTTGATCCTGAGCAACTCAGTCAAAGCAGCAGCTCTGATGACTCATCTGCCAGCAGTGACGTAAGCAGTACTAGTAGTGATGACGAGAGGTCCAAATCCTTTTTGAACCAGTCAAACACATCTGTAAACTCTGATTCACCAGTAAATCAATGGTCTAGCTCTTTAACTGGTACAGGCATCAAATTGTCTGTGAAAAGCATTAGGGATTGTAATCAACCTGGCGACTCAAATAAAGTTGAGCCCAGCAAGGTATTTTGTGACGATGTAAAATCCAGTAGACTCTCCGATGACAGCAGTAGCTCAGACTCGGTTGAGACTCCAAGCAAATTAGAAAACTGTAAAGATTGGAGTAGTCCGGAGAAAGACGATGAAAGTTTTAATTCGAGTCCCAATTCTAGACGTAGCTCAACAAATTTTAAAGGTAGCATATCTAATTTCAACACCTCCATAGACTCAATAccaattgaaaattcaaactccGGTTTAAGTAATTATAATGCAAGTAGAAATGAGAGACAAAGCATCGACTCAGTTGGGTCGCATGTATCCCTCAAAAGCAATGACATTGTCTTTGAAAGGAAGTTGAGTTTGTCATCTGATAGTAGTGACTCAGAGAACAGCAGAGACCAACCAGAGCCAGTCCAAAATGTCTcccaaataattgaaaataccCTTTGTAATAGTGTTAAAAGTAATCTGAATAATTCATTCATCAAAAGGATTGATCCTCAtttaaatcatgaaaattcTAATGAATTGCTGAATAGTAGTACCTGTGTTAAGTTCAATGATGTAATTACTGCAAGATCTCCAGAAAAGACGCTTACTAGTCCACTGAAAGAAGCTTCCCAAGACTCGTGTTCGTCAGACAAATTCTTCAACAGTACTGAGAAAACTGACAATTCCAGTCTCAACAACTCTGTCAACTCTGTGCAGAAAGTTAATTCATCCCAAGCTCCCGTCAATCAATTGTCCAATAATGTAGATGAAAGCCCAAAAAATTCTAGCAACCAACTCATGCTGAATAGTGTATCTAAAACCAAGAATATTtctaaatctgaaaattccgTAGAAGAAATGGAACAAGAGGATTCTAATAACTCTGATCATACCCAACCTTTAAAAGATTCTTTCTCAAACTGCACGGGTGGAGAGAGGAATTTAAAAGATACAATTGCTGTAAGATCTGTTCGTAATTCCTCTGAGGTAGATGCTTTTGGTAATAGAATAGCTGATGAACATAGTTGTAGTAACTCCAATTCGAAAGAAATATGCCAATCCATCAGTATAGGAGTTAAAACATCTAACGCTAACATTTCAAAGGAAGTAACCAAAACTAACAAGCCTTCCAAAGACTTAGATCTTAATTTTGAATCGCAGGACATGGGAATGGAAATATCGAGTGACTCCAGTTTATCTGATGATGAGGGAAGTGAGGTAAACATGTCTCATTTGAACAATCTAAGTTCTGGAAACGAAGATAGTGACCAAGAAAATGAAGAACTTGCGGTTGATGTCATGGCAGTTATCGGTGGAAGTAATGAAAAAGAATCCCTTGGTGCTGGAGTTGATGTCATGGATGTTATTGGTTGCAAAATAGAAGAAGAATCAGGAAGCACTGCTTCTAATGACTCAAAAACTGTTGGATTGGATAGTAAAGAGGAACCCTATAAAACAACTACTGACATTATGAATGTAATTGGCTATAGCAAAGATATAGAGTCAGAAGGAACTTCAGTTGACGTTATGAAAGTTATTGGTTCGGCAATGGAAAATGACTCTGATGGGTCTCCAACAGACAAGATCCATCCCAACACAGGGGGAACATCAAAGAAGGAGCTAGATGCTGTCATGAGGATAATAGGTGTCAGCAATGAAACAGAACCAATGGATATCGATGTCCTAAAAGTTATCGGTGGAAGTGATTTTGTATTAAGTAAAAATGAGGATACACCCTCAATGTCCAACAAGGAAGATACAAGAATGAGTTTAGATCAATCCTTCTCAGATTCATGCTCAGAACCAAAAGATGGAGGTGAAACTAGTACAAcagttaaaaataaagaaagtggGTTCTCCAGTCCTGATGTTGAGATGTATTCAAATTCTTTAGAAAACAAGTTAGAGTCGGAAGAAAGCACCAAACGATCAGACCTTGGTACTTATAAGGAGGAGACTAATgtggaaaattcaaaagattcTGACATGCCCAcggttactgaaaattttggaactgaTAGTGAAACACAATCTTCATCACTAACTAAAAGGTTATCACAAAATGATTGCTTAGAATCCTGTAGtctaaagaagaagaagttgcTTCCATCATCCAAGCACAAATATATTTTGCCTGCTCCAAGTCCTGGTCAGAACTGTGGAGAAATTGGAGAGGAGCATATGACGGAGTACGCACAGTATCTGGGACTCCAACCCTCGTTAAAATTCAAGTGTTGCATTTGTGCCCAAGTCGGTTTTCAAAGCTACGCTGAACTGAGAGAACATCAGAAAAACTGCCAGTCTTCGGAAGCATGCAGAAGTTCAACAAGTTTAGAGAAgcccaattttgaaaaagtgacctACCCTACGGCAGATGACATCAATCAGATGAATTTTAGGATATCGAGAAAGGTGTATCTCTGTTCAGCGTGTGGCACGTACTACGAGAACTGGGAATTGTTCTTACACATGCAGGAGGTCCACCACCAATTTATTTGCCTCCTGTGCCTTAAGATGTTCAAAATGAGTTACTTACTGTCTGATCACTTAGTGTTAATACATGGAGTCGAAGTGAAATCGTTTCCTACTCTGTCGGACTTTAAGGAAATGTTCAACTGCGCACTTTTTGTATCTTGCACCGATTGCGGGAAGACATTTGGTGAATCTGATGACTGGAGCTCACACAACTGTTCGTTTGTTTGTAATGTATGCAATGTTAAAAATGGACACTTACCACGCTGTCagaggaatttaattttcaaaggtaATCAGACTGATACGAAGGTTGCCACCACCAAGTGTATTATTAGAGTAAATCCCAGCACAACCACAACTATGATACTGCCAAAACGGGATGATAAGAGTTATGATATTGCCTCAAGTTTTTGTAGCGTTGACTTGCAAGAAGGGGAAAGTATGTCAGGGGCCGAACCTAGTGACTCAGAGAAATTTGAGGCGCCCAAGTGTAGTGATTTACCACAACAAGTAGTCAAACCAAATGACACTCCAATCTTGTCAAGGCTATTCGGGGAAGGTAACTCAAAAGAAGAGATCATTATACCTACTGTAAACTCCCCTGTACAGCCCTCTGAAGAAAGTAATTTAGCTGCTTGTTCTAAAGATTCCTCTGGAAGTCATGGTAAAGTCTCTAATTTGCCCGAAGAGGAAGATTTAGGAACCAAAAATAATGAAGATGAATTTAGAAGCAGTACATTAACAGCCTTGCATGATCATAGTCCTAACCCTAATGGTAACCAAGGCGACGCCACCTTTAGTAATTCCAATACTGAAGAGATGGATAATCTAGTAGAAACCTCTAACTCAATCCCCGAAAACAAAAGTGATACGCAAGTCAAGAAATTCAATGAAGTATCAAGTGTTGACAGTCGTGAGTCTCAGAAATCTGAAAACCCTGTCAAATGCTCAGATATGAAATTGATCATCAAAAAGTCTGCTTTTAATAATCCTAATTTTAGGTTAaactcgaattttgaaaaagtcgaAAGTCAAGCAGACCCTGATAATGATTCTCTGGACGAAGAGGATGAAGAGGGTGAAGAGGGTGAAAGTAAGCTTAACAAATCAGATTCTTCAGTGTTTGACCCTGATTATGAGGCTGAAACGAAACCAGCTCGATCTAGAAGTATTACCAGTCCTATAAATTGCGAGGATGAGAATGAATCCCCAGAGCCTACAGGCTCTAATCACCATTTTCAAACTGAAGAGAATGTAGATTCAAAAAGTATTTTGAATCCTACAGACCAATCGCAAATTAGTGAGAAAGATTCTGAGAAGAATGATAGTAATATCGATGTGTCAATGGAGTCCCAACCATCTGTTTCTGATGATAGTAGGATGCAATATGAGTCAGATAGTCAACCTGCTGATGCGTCTTCAAATATTGCAAGCAACCTTGCTGACACAAATCCTAAACAGAATCCAAGTGTAAACTCTAATGATACCTCAGATTCTGACAGCAATAAATTATCAATGGCTGTAGACAATAATGACATGACAACAGACAGTAAGTCAAGCTTGAAAAGTAATCATGCTGacgaaaaaatgataatagatTACGATGGAGATAATGCTGTTGATAATTTTGACTCGGATCAGGGCAGTCCCTCCAGGTCAGGACCCGACGATGATGGTATAGAATTAGCCTCTAAAGAGGTTCCAGCCCTAACTCTTCCGTTGTCCAGTCCTTTAGAATCGGTACCACTAAATACACTAGTGAAAGAATGTGTGCGAATCGCTTGTACTGCTTGCTCATACTGCAATCATGCATTGAAGATAGCTGTTCATGCTCGAGAGTTAGTTCTTCACTTGCTAGCTGAACACAGGTTTACACCATCAAGAGTCGAAGACTCGCCAGAAAAGTTAATTTCTGTATTGAAGAATGGACTAACCCCTctagaaaacatatttttcaacacCAATTCATATGATAGCTCAGATAAAGCTTCCAATTTACCATATGATGGAACTTTCTCTTGTTTTCAATGCCCCTTCTGGACGCTGCAGCATAAAGATCTGTACACTCACAAGCGTAAAATGCACCAGAAAACAATTTTGCTCTGTGTCATGTGCAAGTCAAATTTCTACTCTTATTCAGAATTACTTTGTCACATGTGTCCAGGGACTTACCAACCTAATGACATCTTATTCAGGTGTTGTTTCTGCAATATTGACAAAATCCCTTCTGCTTTTAGACTCATGGTACATATCCGCAAATCTCACCATACATGTGAAATTTGCTTAGATGTTTCAACAGACCAGCAGAAACTGGCCACTCACATGTGGAAACACAAACTCCATCATCTGTGTTATCGGTGTGGGATCGCATATCGGAACAAGCCAGATATAACGCGTCATTTATTCTGGAAACATGGCACTGAAAGTGTTCTTTGTAAGAAGTGTTTACAGAAGAAATGGCCTCATGTTTACCATTTTTGTATTCCTCCTGCCACAGTCGTTTGTGATGAATGTAACGCAACATTCACACGCACTGTAGCTTTGAGGGTTCACAAGAGGTTGCATTCAAATGAAAAACCCCACGCATGCACGCAATGTGAAGAAAAGTTCATATCTAAGAAGATTCTAGAAAAGCATGAGATCTCTCATTCAAGTAAAGAAGAGGGTGGCTCTGGAGCGGAGGTGGAGAAAAAAGAGTACGATCCAGCAGTTGCAGAAAGTCTAGGTTTAACTAATCCCCctattcaaattcaaaaaactgatgaaaagcAGAACATTGATGTTGATGACGATACTGTGCCTGTAGTGCgaataaagaaaaacaaaactaagAAGAAAAAGCCAATGCTTGACCTAACAGATTTACCTCCATTAAACTTATCGTCAGAAAGTGACTCAGAGCCTGAGCTACCGAAATCTACCATGCCTCTGGAGACAGTGGAGGTCAAATCTGAAATTGAGGGTAAACCTGAAGAACCGAGTGATATGAAAGAAAACATACTCGCAGAAACAGAAGAGAAGAAAGAGTCCAATGTTGAAGAAACCGAAGAGAAGAAAGAGCCCAATGTTGAAGAAACCGAAGAGAAGAAAGAGCCCAATGCTGAAGAAACAGAAGATAAGAAAGAGTCCAATGCTGAAGAAACAGCCAGTAAGTGGTTGGACGTAATTATGGCAGACCATGATTACTGCAAACCCAAGTCAAGCGAGCCAGAGGGTTCTGAGAATAAAGAAATCAAACCTGAAACCAGCATTGATATGAATGCATCCTTGAATTCAACACTGGATACCAAAGAAACCTCAGCATCTGATTCCTCGCCAACCAAACGGAAGTCAAAGTCACCGAAGAAAAAACTGAACAAGAGCAGTAATTCTTCAAGTAGTTCCTCAAGTAGCGATACAGACTCGAGCAGTTGTTCGTGCGGTCCCAACTGCAGCTGCTCTAGCTCCAGTTCTGACAGCTCAACCTCTACGAGCTCAGATTCTGACAGTTCGAGTCCAGAAAACAGACGAAAGCAAGAAGAGCGGCGCCAGAAAAGGCGAGAAAGGGGCAAAACAAAGTCACCCAAAATCGACACCCAAGTGGAGCCAGCAATTTCTGTAGAGAATGAAGAACCCTATATCATGGAGTCCGATCTTGATACTGATATTACCTTAACTGATGAAGACTTCTATGATGAGTACCCACAGCAGCATGCTAATAAAATGCTTGCAGAGAAACAGCAGTCAGAAAAAGACCAGTTGATGCTTCTGGCGTCAGTTGCCCCAACTCATACTGCGCCTTCATCACCCATGGTATCAGCTGAAGAAGCGCCCGCGACACCGCAACCGGTAGCATCGCCAAAGCtaaaaaagaaactgaaaacCAAACGAAAACGAAATGAAGCTTTACTCCCAACTAGCATGCCTCCTGATGCTCCAACATTAGAATCAAAATTATCACAATTACCTGCGACACCGCCGCTAATCACAAAACTACCAAATCCGAATGCTAGAAACTATAGTGTTCCTCAAACCCCAACATCAGAGCATTTTTCAGATCGAACGTTGAGCACCGGTGGAAGTGGGTCGGAATCAGAGAGCAAAAGATCATCCAAGCGCAGGCgagtgaaaaataaattctacGGCTATTCAAGTGAAGAAGAAAACCAAACAGAAAATAGCAAGCCCCGATTCAGgcctaaaaaacacaaaaaagttGTGGCCATGCGAAAGTCTGAGCCCACATTGACCAGGCCTAACCCTTTCAATGTTTCTTTCCCAATACAGCCTCCCTCTATGTCATCTTACCAACCTTATCAGTCACACCAACCAACAATAACGATTAAACCTGTGTTGCCACCAGTATCGAACGTTGTTCGCAGTACACTTCCACCAGTCCGGCACAGGCCTCCAACTCCATCCTCATCATCGGATAGCGATGATGATAAGCTGAATATCGATGAAAAGTTCCCCGAACCACCGCAGGCGCAGGCTTCTTTTCCACCGATGCCGCCTGCTACTCAGCCATCtggagagaaaaattcaaacctATATTGTTACTGTCAATGCCCTTATGACGAAGTCTCAGAAATGATTGCATGTGATGGTAATGACTGCAGAATTGAATGGTTCCATTTCGAATGCGTCGGTATCATGGTGCCACCGAAAGGACAGTGGTTTTGTCCTGACTGTCGCAAAAAGAAGAATTTATCGTACTAA